The following proteins come from a genomic window of Lycium ferocissimum isolate CSIRO_LF1 chromosome 4, AGI_CSIRO_Lferr_CH_V1, whole genome shotgun sequence:
- the LOC132053039 gene encoding plasmodesmata-located protein 2-like: MPRYLKRKALPKKKGPNVKSPFHCKKVFVLSLINTSRNHQKPNPILPKKHLHVYSYSNIIQILKMGPSQKIPRTFSILFFLLFLPSLFPILDSSSSNELTNLVYKGCANQNFQDPSGIYSQTLNTLFNTLISQSSTNKFYKTTTGNGNSVISGLFQCRGDLSNSNCNNCVKKIPNMSLKLCGQVIAARIQLTGCYLRYELVGFQSVGPTELLFKICGSGQVSESGFGDKLDTALGQIVKGVSSNGFYTGGYESVYVLGQCEGDLSNGECVNCVKNGVGKAKSECGNSVSAQIYLQQCYISYTYYPNGVPTKSLSPSGSGTRQSTQKLVAIILGGLVGVGLGVACLMFIRSALKKKSYSKYGG, encoded by the exons ATGCCAAGGTACTTAAAAAGGAAAgctctcccaaaaaaaaaaggtcccaATGTGAAATCTCCCTTTCACTGCAAAAAGGTCTTTGTTCTTAGCCTAATAAATACCTCTAGAAACCACCAAAAACCAAATCCAATTCTTCCAAAAAAACATCTCCATGTTTATTCTTATTCCAATATTATTCAAATCCTAAAAATGGGTCCATCTCAAAAAATTCCCAGAACATTCTCCATCCTTTTTTTCCTATTATTTCTACCTTCATTATTCCCCATTCTTGATTCATCATCATCCAATGAACTCACAAACCTTGTTTACAAAGGCTGTGCTAATCAAAATTTCCAAGACCCATCTGGTATTTACTCACAAACACTAAACACCCTATTTAACACCTTAATCTCTCAATCATCCACTAATAAATTCTACAAAACCACAACAGGCAATGGAAATTCAGTAATTTCAGGTCTCTTTCAATGTCGTGGTGATCTTTCTAATTCCAACTGTAACAATTGTGTTAAAAAAATACCAAACATGTCCTTAAAACTATGTGGCCAAGTTATAGCAGCTAGAATTCAACTAACCgggtgttatttaaggtatgaACTTGTTGGGTTTCAGTCAGTTGGGCCTACTGAGTTGCTTTTCAAGATTTGCGGGTCGGGTCAGGTTAGTGAGTCCGGGTTTGGTGATAAACTTGATACTGCTTTGGGTCAAATAGTTAAAGGGGTTTCAAGTAATGGGTTTTATACAGGTGGATATGAGTCAGTTTATGTGTTGGGTCAATGTGAAGGTGATTTAAGTAATGGTGAGTGTGTGAACTGTGTGAAAAATGGAGTTGGTAAAGCTAAAAGTGAATGTGGAAATTCAGTTTCTGCACAGATTTATTTGCAACAGTGTTATATTAGTTACACTTATTATCCTAATGGTGTGCCCACTAAATCACTATCTCCATCAGGATcag gaacaAGACAGAGTACTCAAAAGCTTGTGGCTATAATTTTGGGTGGACTGGTTGGTGTGGGGTTAGGAGTTGCTTGTTTGATGTTTATAAGATCAGCATTGAAGAAAAAGAGTTATTCTAAGTATGGAGGATAA